From the Kitasatospora atroaurantiaca genome, the window CGGGTGCTCGCCGCGGCCCGCCTGGAGGCCGGGCTGACGGTCGATCAGGTGAGTGCCAGCACCCGGGTCCGGGTGCCGATAGTGCACGCCATCGAGGAGGACGACTTCGCCCGCTGCGGCGGCGACTTCTACGCCCGGGGTCACATCCGCGCGCTCGCCAGGGCGGTCGGCGTGGACGGCGACGCCCTTGTCGCCCAGTACGACGCCGCGCACGGCGGCGCCCCGGCCACCAAGCGGCCCACCCAGCTGCTCGACACCGGCCAGATCAAGATCAACGACCACCGCCGCCCCAACTGGACGACCGCGATGGTCGCCGCCATCGTCGCGGTGGTCGCCCTGATCGGCTTCAACCTGTTCAACGGCAAGCCGAGCCACTCGACGGCCGGCACGGCCAGCGCACCGCTGCCCAGCAACTCGGCCCCGGCCACCCCGTCCGTCCAGCCGCCGGCTCCGGCGCCGAGTGTCGCCGCGGTCGCGGCCGCCCCGGCGGACAAGGTCACCGTGAAGCTGGTCGCGGAGAAGGACACCAGCTGGGTCTCGGCGGTGGACGGCAAGGGCAAGTCGCTCTTCCAGAACAACCTCGAAGAGGGCTCCGACCAGACCTTCACGGACCCCAAGCAGATCAAGCTGGTGATCGGCAACGCGGGCGCCGTGCACGTCTACGTCAACGGCAAGGACCTGGGCCCGGCGGGCGAGGACGGCCAGGTGGTGCACCTCACGTACACCCCCGGCGACCCCCAGGCAGGCTGAACCCGGGCCGAACCGGGCGAAGAGGATCTTGCAAACCGAGGCTCGCGGCCTCCGGGGCCCACGGCACCGGGGGCCGCGCGTTAATCTTGGCGCTATGCCTGAACGCCGTACAGTCGCCCTTGTCACGCTCGGATGCGCCCGCAACGAGGTGGACTCCGAGGAACTCGCCGGGCGACTGGAGGCCGATGGCTGGCTGCTGGTCGACGACGCCGCCGACGCCGATGTCGCCGTGGTCAACACCTGCGGGTTCGTCGAAGCCGCCAAGAAGGACTCCGTCGACGCCCTGCTGGAGGCCAACGACCTCAAGGGGCACGGCCGCACCCAGGCCGTCGTCGCCGTCGGCTGCATGGCCGAGCGGTACGGCAAGGAGCTCCAGGACGCCCTGCCCGAGGCCGACGCGGTGCTCGGCTTCGACGACTACGCCAACATCACCGACCGCCTGCAGACCATCCTCTCCGGCGGCCACCACGCCTCGCACCTCCCCCGCGACCGCCGCAAGCTGCTCCCGCTGACCCCGGTCGAGCGCCAGGCGGCAGCCGCCGAGGTCGCCCTGCCCGGCCACGGCGCCCCCGAGGACCTGCCCGAGGGTGTGGCCCCTGCGTCCGGCCCGCGCACGCTGCGCAAGCGGCTGGACGACAACCCGGTGGCCTCGATCAAGCTGGCCTCCGGCTGCGACCGCCGATGTTCGTTCTGCGCGATCCCCGCCTTCCGCGGCTCGTTCATCTCCCGCCGCCCCTCCGACGTGCTCCACGAGGCCCAGTGGCTGGCCGAGCAGGGCGTCAGCGAGGTCGTGCTGGTCAGTGAGAACAACACCTCGTACGGCAAGGACCTCGGCGACATCCGCCTGCTCGAGACGCTGCTGAGCGAGATCGCCGCCGTCGAGGGCATCAAGCGCGTCCGGGTCAGCTACCTGCAGCCCGCCGAGATGCGGCCCGGCCTGATCGACGTGATGACCGGTACGCCTGGCGTCGTCCCGTACTTCGATCTCTCGTTCCAGCACTCGGCCCCGGCCGTGCTGCGCCGGATGCGCCGCTTCGGCAACACCGAGCAGTTCCTGGAGCTGCTGGGCACCATCCGCGGCAAGGCTCCGGAGGCCGGCGCCCGCTCCAACTTCATCGTGGGCTTCCCCGGCGAGACCGAGGAGGACTTCGCCGAGCTGGAACGGTTCATCACCGAGGCCGGCCTGGACGCGATCGGTGTGTTCGGCTACTCGGACGAGGACGGCACCGAGGCCGCCACCTACGACGGCAAGCTGCCCGAGGACGTGGTCGCCGACCGGCTCGCCAAGCTCTCCCGGCTCGCCGAGGAGCTGACCGCCCAGCGAGCGGAGCAGCGGATCGGCAGCGAGGTCGAGGTGCTGGTCGAGTCGGTGGAGGACGGTGTGGTCGAGGGCCGGGCCGCCCACCAGGCCCCGGAGACGGACGGCCTGACCACCCTGCTCGGCGCGGACGACGCCAAGGTCGGCGAGTTCTACCGCGCCCGCGTGGTGGGTACCGAGGGCGTCGACCTCGTCGCCGAGGCCCTCTCCGGAGCCCTTGGAGCCGGCGAATGACCAAGGGGCCCGGTGCCCCGGCGGCGGCCCGCCCCGGCCGCCCAGGGGCCGCGCCGCCCCCGCAGGCCGGGATCTGGAACATCGCCAATGTGCTGACCATGGTCCGGCTGCTGCTGGTGCCGGTGTTCGTGCTGCTGCTCTTCGCCGACGGCGGCCACAACCCGAAGTGGCGCTCGGTGGCCTGGGCCGCGTTCGCCATCGCGATGATCACCGACCTCTTCGACGGCGAGATCGCCCGGCGCAAGGGCCTGGTCACCGACTTCGGCAAGATCGCGGACCCGATCGCCGACAAGGCGATCATGGGTGCGGCGCTGATCGGCCTCTCCGTCCTCGGCGACCTGCCCTGGTGGGTCACCGCGGTGATCCTGGCCCGCGAGCTGGGCATCACCGTGCTGCGCTTCTGGGTGATCCGCTACGGCGTCATCCCGGCCAGCCGGGGCGGCAAGCTGAAGACCCTCACCCAGGGCATCGCGGTCGGCATGTACGTGCTCGTGCTCACCGGCTGGCTTGCCACGGGCCGGGCCGTGCTGATGGGCCTCGCCGTCGTGCTGACCGTCGGTACCGGTCTGGACTACGTGAACCAGGCCATCAGGCTGCGCCGCGAGGGCATGGCGAAGGAGCGGGCGGCCCGGTGAACGAGGAGGGGGAGTTCTCGTGAACGAGCACGGAGGGGGAGGTCTCGTGAACGAGCACGGAGCGGCGGAGAAGGCGCACCAGGCACTGCGCGAGCGCGGTGCCACGCTGGCCGTCGCGGAGTCCCTCACGGGCGGTCTGCTGGCCGCCACACTGGTCGACGTCCCGGGTGCCTCGGCGACCTTCCGCGGCTCGGTCACGGCGTACGCCACCGAGGTGAAGTCCTCCGTGCTCGGCGTGGACGAGGGCCTGCTGGCCGTCCACGGCCCCGTGCACCCCGTGGTGGCCCGCCAGATGGCCGAGGGCGTGCGGAGGCTGCTCGGGGCCACCTACGGCCTCGCGACCACCGGTGTGGCCGGCCCGGAGCCCCAGGACGGGCGGGCGGTCGGCACGGTGTACGTCGCGGTGGCCGGTCCGGGGGGAAGTCTGGTCGCCTCGCCCGAGTTGTCAGGGACACGTGACACAATCCGCAGCGGCGCCGTCAGCGCGGCACTGGAGCTTCTGCTGGATCGTGTAGCGGTTGAGGACCACTCGCGCTGAGCTTTGTCGGAAATGGCTGAAGCAGCGGCCCGGGGTGGAGGATCGTGTTACACCAGATGGCCTGGTTGGGCAGAAACCAGGTAGCTGACGAGTCGCGTGGCCCAGGTCGCGCGCCTGAGGCGGGCGCGCGGACGGTCCGGGCGGGGAACAAGCAGGGGAGGGGGCAGCATTGCAGCCCAGAGTGAACACGACCATGGTCCCCGCACGCGATGCGGACAAGGCGGTACGGTGGGGGCGTGACATCTCGATCCGCAGTCCGAGGAGGGAGGCACCGATGATCCTGCTCCGTCGCCTACTGGGCGATGTACTGCGTCGGCAGCGCCAGCGCCAGGGCCGCACACTCCGCGAGGTGTCGGCGGCCGCCAGGGTTTCGCTCGGTTACCTCTCCGAGGTCGAGCGGGGGCAGAAGGAGGCGTCCTCCGAGCTGCTCTCCGCCATCTGCGACGCACTCGATGTCCGGATGTCCGAGGTCATGCGCGAGGTCAGCGACGAGCTGTCGCTCGCCGAACTTGCGGCGATGGCCACCCTCTCGGAGGGTGAGCTGCTGAGGCCGGTGCTCGAACCGGTACCGCTGCCGGCTCCCGGTGACCGGATGAGTTCCATCTCGCCCAAGGCCGCCGCCGTGGACGTGGTAGCGGCCTGACCGGACCTCGCCTCCCCGTGCTGCGGGGACGAGAGAAGGAGGCCGGTGTGCGGAGTCAGTGGTTGTCGTGCCCGAGATGGCGGCGCGTCCTTGCCGGTCTGCTGTGCGCGCTCTGCTGGTGGCTGCTGCTCGGCAGCAGTCTCCGCACGGGCGGAGCGGCACTCGGCCTGCTGGCCGCCGGTGGTTGGGGTCTCGGCCTCGTCCCGGTCCACAGCAACCGTCTGCTGACCGGGCCACGACGCCGTACGAGTGAACCCGTCGAGCCGGGCCCCGTGTCCTTCGATCAGGGCTGACCTTGTGCACCGGGCCGGCCCAGTAGGGGCGCGGGGAACTGCGCGAACTCGGAAGGCGACCACCCACTGCTCGGCAACGGCGGCAAAGGTGCAACCTGCTGCCCCGTGAACAGTTCGGCACTGGGGCCTTCCGGTTTCGCGCAGTTCTCCCCCAGCCTTCGGCCGGGAGGTGCCCCCACGCGCCCCTGTGGGTGCGCCGACTGCCTCAGCTGCGCAGGCGCAGGCCGCGCGGGGTGGGGTGGAAGCCCGCGGCCTCCAGGGCCTGGCCGAGCGGTGAGGTGAGCGCCGATTCGCCGTTGGCACGCTCGATCGTCACGCTCCGGCCCAGAGCGCCTTCACGTACGGCCGCGGCCAGCGCCTCGACCGCCGGGGCCTGCGCGCTCCACGCCAGCAGGGACTTCCCGCCGCGCTCGACGTACAGCGCCGGTTCGCCGTCGACCAGGACCACCAGCGCTCCCGCCTTGCGGCCCGGCCGGTGCGCGGCGGCCTTGGCATCGGCCGCGGTGGGCGGCTCGGGCCAGGGCAGGGCGGCGCCGTACGCGTTGGCCGGGTCGGCGGCGGCCAGCACCAGGACCTGCGGCGGCTCGGCGGAGCCCGTACCCGGCCACTCGGTGGCACCGGCTCGCTCCAGGCGCCCGTTGACCGCGCGCAGCCGGTCGGCCGCGCCGTCCATGGCGAACTGGGCGCCGCCCAGGCCCTCCACGAAGTAGCCCCGCCGGGCCCGCCCGCGCTCCTCGAAGGCGGCCAGCACCCGGTACACCCCCGCGAAGCCGCCCGGCACCCGCTCGGCGGCCACGGTGCCTCTGGTGAGGACGCCGTGCCGGTCCAGCAGGCTCTGCGCCTGGGCGGCGGCCCTGGCGGTCGGCTCGGCGGCGAACTCGGGCAGCAGGGACCAGCGCCCGGCGGCCGTCGGCGGCCCGGAGCGCAGGGCCCCGGCCGGGCGGCCGAGGGCTCGCCCGGCGCCGCCGTACCGGCCGCGAGGGACGGACCTGGGTGCGCGGTGGGCGGTCGAGCCCGCCGTCCGGCCGGAGCCGAGCAGGGCGCGCAGCGGGGCCAGGGTGTCGTTGGTGACGTACCCGGCCCAGACCAAGTCCCAGAGAGCCTCGACGATCTCGGGCTCCGGGGTCTCGGGCAGACGCTCGCCCAGCTGACGGAAGAACAGGCCGTACCCGCCCGCGAGGGCCTCCAGCAGGGCGGTGTGCACGGGTGTCAGGGCGGGCGGCACCGGCTCCGGGCGCAGCAGGTGGGAGAAGTCCGGCAGGTGCAGGCTGACCCAGCCGTCGTTGCCGGGCAGTGCGCCCGCGCCGGACCAGCTGACCTCGCCGGCCGCCGTGAGCTCGTCCAGCATGCCCGGCGAGTAGTCCGTCAGCCGGGCCGGGAGGATCAGCTTCTCCAGGGCGGAGGCGGGCAGGGCGGTGCCCTGGAGCTGCTCGACCACCCGCAGCAGCCCGTCCAGGCCGCGCAGCCGGTGGCCGCCCAGGTGCTGCCACTGCGGGAGGAAGGCGGCGAGCGCCCGCGGCGGTACGGCCTCGACCTCCTGGCGGAGTGCGGCCAGCGAGCGGCGGCGCAGTCGGCGGAGCACCTCGGCGTCGCACCACTCGACCGTGGCGGTATGGCCCTCGACGGGCCGGAACTCGCCCTGGACCAGTCGGCCCCCGGCCGTCAGCCGGTGCAGGGTGCCCGTGACCACGGCGGTGCCCAGGCCGAAGCGGTCGGCCGCCTCGGCGGCCGTGAACGGGCCGTGGGTGCGGGCATAGCGGGCCAGCAGATCGCCGAGGGGATCCTTGACGGGTTCGGTGAAGGCTTCGGGTACGCCGACCGGCAGCGGGGTGCCGAGCGCGTCGCGCAGCCGTCCGGCGTCCTCGATCGCGGCCCAGCGCTGCTCGCCGCCCACCCGGACCTGGATGACCCGGCGGGTGGCTTCGAGCTCGAGCGCCCAGAGCGGCTCGGCCCCACGTGCCGTCAGCTCCGCCTCGCTCAGCGGGCCGAGCAGCCGCAGGGCGTCGGCGACGCCCTCGACGTCCTTGATCCGCCGGTCGGGGGTGAGCCGCTGGAGCTCCGCCTCCAGCTCGGCGAGCACGGCCGGGTCGAGCAGTTCGCGCAGCTCCGCCTGGCCGAGCAGCTCGGAGAGCAGCCGGGAGTCCAGCGAGAGCGCGGCGGCCCGCCGCTCGGCGAGCGGGGAGTCGCCCTCGTACAGGAACTGGGCGACGTAGCCGAAGAGCAGGGAGCGCGCGAAGGGCGAGGGCTCGGGGGTGGTGACCTCGACCAGCCGTACGGCGCGCGACTCCAGATCGCCCATCAGCTCGACCAGGCCGGGCACGTCGAAGACGTCCTGCAGGCACTCGCGGACGGCCTCCAGGACGATCGGGAAGGAGCCGTACTCGGAGGCGACCTCCAGCAGCTGGGAGGCGCGCTGGCGCTGCTGCCAGAGCGGGGTGCGCTTGCCGGGGCTGCGGCGCGGGAGGAGCAGGGCGCGGCCGGCGCACTCGCGGAAGCGGGAGGCGAAGAGAGCGGAGCCGCCCACCTGGTCGGTGACGAGCTGTTCGATCTCGCCGGAGTCGAAGAGGGCGGCGTCGGCGCCGACCGGGGCCTCCTCGGGTGTCGGCTTGTCGGACGGGAAGTCCAGCAGGTCGGCGTCGGGCAGGCGGAGCACGATGCCGTCGTCGGCGTGCATCACCTGCGGGTCGAGGCCGTGCTTCTCGCGCAGGCGGGCGCCGAGGGCCAGCGCCCAGGGGGCGTGCACCTGGGCGCCGAAGGGGGAGTGGATGACGATCCGCCAGTCGCCGAGCTCGTCGCGGAAGCGCTCGACCACGATGGTGCGGTCGTCGGGCAGGTGGCCGCAGGCGGTGCGCTGCTCGGCGAGGTAGGTCAGCAGGTTCCCCGCCGCCCAGTCGTCGAGGCCGGCTTTTCGCAGCCGCTCGGTGGCCTGATCTGGCTTCAGACCGCCGAGCTCGCGGACGAAGGCGCCGAGCGCCCGGCCGAGCTCCAGCGGACGGCCGAGGGTGTCGCCCTTCCAGAAGGGCAGTCGGCCCGGGATGCCGGGCGCGGGGGTGACCAGGACCTTGTCGTGGGTGATCTCCTCGATCCGCCAGGAGGTGGTGCCGAGGGTGAAGACGTCGCCGACCCGCGACTCGTACACCATCTCCTCGTCCAGCTCGCCGACCCGCCCGCCGCCCTTCTTGGGGTCGGCGCCCGCGATGAAGACGCCGAACAGCCCTCGGTCGGGGATCGTCCCGCCCGAGGTGACGGCGAGCCGCTGCGCGCCGGGGCGGCCGGTGACCGTACCGGCGACGCGGTCCCAGACCAGGCGGGGGCGGAGCTCGGCGAAGGCGTCCGAGGGGTAGCGCCCGGCGAGCATGTCGAGCACGCCGTCGAAGGCGGACTGCGGGAGGGTGGCGAACGGCGCGGCCCGGCGGACCAGGGCGAGCAGCTCGTCGACATCCCAGGTGTCCAGGGCGGTGATGGCGACCAGCTGCTGGGCCAGCACGTCCAGCGGGTTGCGCGGGACGCGCAGGGCCTCGATCTGCCCGGCGCGCATCCGCTCGGTGACCACGGCGGACTGCACCAGGTCTCCCCGGTACTTGGGGAAGACCACGCCGGTGGAGACCGCGCCGACCTGGTGGCCAGCCCGGCCGACCCGCTGCAGGCCGGAGGCGACCGAGGGCGGCGACTCCACCTGGACGACGAGGTCGACCGCGCCCATGTCGATGCCCAGCTCCAGGCTGGAGGTGGCGACCACGGCGGGCAGCCGGCCGGCCTTCAGCTCCTCCTCGACCAGCGAGCGCTGCTCCTTGGAGACCGAGCCGTGGTGCGCCCTGGCCAGCACGGGCGGAGCACCTGCGGCGGCTCCCGAGCCGCCCATCAGCTGAGCCGGGGCGTGGGCGCCGGGTAGTGGCGTGCCGTCGGCGCGCTCGACGGCGATCTCGTTGAGCCGGTTGCAGAGCCGCTCGGCGAGGCGGCGGGAGTTGGCGAAGACGATGGTCGAGCGGTGGGCCTGGACCAGGTCGACGATCCGCTCCTCGACGTGCGGCCAGATGGAGGCCTGGCGTGACGGGTCGTCGGTGTCGGCCGGCAGCTCGTCCAGATCGGCCACCGGGACGACCACCGAGAGGTCGAACTCCTTGGCCGCCGGGGGTTGGACGATCGCCGCACCGCGCTGCGGGCTCAGGAAGCGGGCCACCTCCTCGACCGGCCGCACCGTCGCGGAGAGACCGATCCGGCGGGCGGGCCGCTCGAGCAGCTCGTCCAGCCGCTCCAGGCTGAGCGCCAGGTGGGCGCCCCGCTTGGTGCCGGCGACGGCGTGGACCTCGTCCAGGATCACCGTGTCGATGCCGCGCAGGGCCTCCCGGGAGGCCGAGGTGAGCAGCAGGAAGAGCGACTCGGGGGTGGTGATGAGGATGTCGGGTGGGTGGCTCGCGAAGCGGCGGCGGTCGGCCGCCGGGGTGTCGCCGGAGCGGATGGCGACCTGCACCTCGGGCTCGGGCAGGCCGAGCCGGACGGCGGCCTGGCGCAGCCCCGCCAGCGGGGCGCGGAGGTTGCGCTCGACGTCGACCGCGAGGGCCTTGATCGGCGAGATGTAGAGGACCCGGCAGCGGCGCTTGGGATCGGCCGGGGGCGGCGTGTGGCTGAGCCGGTCCAGCGCGGAGAGGAAGGCCGCCAGCGTCTTGCCCGAGCCCGTGGGCGCGACCACCAGGACGTCCGTCTCGCGGCCGATGGCGGCCCAGGCCTCGGTCTGGGCGTCGGTGGGCGCATTGAAGGCACCCGTGAACCAGGCCTTGGTCGCCGGGGCGAAGCCCTCCAGTGGGTCTGCGGTGCTGCGTCGCGCCATGCCCCCATGGTGCCGGGTCGCACTGACAGTCAGGGCGGCGCCCGCCCCGAAGCACCGTCTGCCCTAGCTCGACCGGGCAAAAGGGATATACCGCTCATATGGTTATGTAACGGACCCGTGACCTGGGCGGGCCGAATGAGCGGAGGCCGCGCGATGGAACGGGTGGGCCTGGCCAACTGCAGTTCCGGAAAGCACCGAAACGGCCCTGTCCGCGTCCTCTTCGTGATGCTGGTGATCGCCCTCCTGCTCGGCGGGGCCGTGCCGTACGTCGCCGGGCCCGGCCGCTCGTACCTCAGCTATCTGGTGCTGGCCGAACGCCAGGACGCGCAGGGCTCGGCGCTGGCCGCCGGCCAGGCGCGGACGGCGGGCGGGCGGGTCCTCCAGGAGTACCCGCAGATCGGCGCCGTCCTCGTGTACGCCACCGGCAGCTTCGCCGACCGGCTGCGCGGCCGCCCGGGCATAGCCGCCGTCGGTGCCACCAGGACGGCGGGCGTGCCGAGCCCGCCCGGGCCGCTCGTCGGGGCCGGTGACTTCGGGCGCGGCAGCGGGTCCGCCGATGCGCGGGACGAGTCCGAGGCGACGCTGCCCGATCCGGGTGAGTCGGCCGACTGGAACCTGGCCATGATCGGCGCCACCGCAACCCCGGCCGCCTCGGCGGTCCTGCTGCACACCCCGGCCGCCGACCGCCCCGTCCCCACCGCCCAGGCGCTGCGCGGGGTGCTGGTCGCGGTCCTGGACTCCGGCGTCGACGACACCCATCCGGACCTGCGCAGTGCCGTCGACCCGCGCGCCTCGGCATCCTGCGCCGACGGCCGGCCCGACGCCCGGTACGGCGCCTGGCGCCCCGACCAGGGCGTCAGCGAGAGCGGCCACGGCACCCATGTCGCCGGGATCGTCGGCGCGGCGAGGGACGGCAAGGGGGTCACCGGGGTCGCCCCCGGCGTGCGGATCGCCGCGGTGCGGCTGCTCGGCCCGCTCGGGCAGTACTACACGGAGAACATCGTCTGCGGGATGCTCTGGGCCGCCGACCACGGCGCCAAGGCGATCAACGACAGCTACTTCGCCGACCCCTGGAAGTACAACTGCCCCGAGGACCGGGACCAGGCGGCGCTGATCACGGCCGTCGGCCGGGCGGTCGCCTACGCCCAGCGGCAGGGTGCGGTGGTGGTCGCCTCGGCCGGCAACGACGGCCAGGACCTCGGCGCCTCCCGGACCGACCGGCGAAGCCCCAACGACCGGCACTCCGGCCCCCCGCAGACCCGGCTCCTGGGCACCGAGTGCATCCGCCTGCCCGGCGAGCTGCCCGGCGTGCTGACGGTCGGCGCGGTCGACCGCAGCGGGATGCCGACCGCGTACTCCAACTTCGGACGGGGTCGGATCTCGCTGGCCGCGCCCGGTGGCGACCCGGACGGCGGGGCGCAGGGCGCGGTCGTCTCCGACTGGCCGGGCGGGCAGTACGCCGCGCTGGCCGGCACCTCGATGGCCGCCGCACACGTCACCGGAGCGGTCGCGGTGGTCGCCGCCACGCACCCCGACTGGGGCCCCGACCGGCTGACCGCGCTGCTGGCCGAGACCGCGGCGGCCAACTGCCCGTTCGGGTCCGGCAGCTGCGTCGAGCGCCAGTACTTCGGTGCCGGTGTGCTCGCGCTGCCTCGAGGGTGACCGGAGGCCGAGCGCTCGTCGGCGTCCGGAGCGGCTTGGGGATACTGGTCACATGAGGCTGACCGAGTTCTGGCGACGGATGTACGAGCACTTCGGGGAGGTGTACGCGGAGTCATTCGCGAAGGACCACCTGATGAGCGAGCTCGGCGGGCGGACGGTGAACCAGGCGCTGGAGGCCGGCTGGGAGGCCAAGGACGTGTGGCGGGTGATCTGCCGGACGCAGGGGGTGTCCGCACTGCTGCGCTGACGCGGGGCGCTGAGCGGAGCGCTGACGGGATCGCGACGCACCGGGACCGATCGGCGACCGGTCCCGACCGTTTGATGGGTGAGACTGGGCGGGTGGTCACCAGCTCTCCTCCCCAGTACCAGGACCAGTCCCCTCCCGATGAGCCCACCGGCCGGCGCTCCGTGCCGAGGGGTGAGTCGATGCCCCGCTGGCTGCCGAAGGCCATGGTGCTGGCGCTGCTGCTGGTCGGCGTGTTCCAGCTCGCCGACTGGGCGTTCCGCCAGCTCATCGACCTCTTCGTGATGCTGCTGGTCTCCTTCTTCCTGTCGCTGGCCATGGAACCCGCGGTGGACCGGATGGCCGCCCGCGGAGTGCGCCGCGGGCTCGGTACCTTCCTGGTCTTCATCGGGCTGGCGGTCGCCATCGCGGGCTTCCTCGCCGCGCTCGGCACGCTCCTGGTGGACCAGGTGGCGAAGATCGCCGGGGACCTGCCGCACCTGGTGAACAACCTGATCGACTGGATCAACCGGACCTTCCACCAGAACCTGTCGATGGACCAGCTCCAGGAGAAGGTGCTCAAGGACTCCGGGAGCATCGAGAAGTACGCCCAGCAGGCCGCGGACAACGTGTGGGGCCTGTCCAGCACGCTGATCGGCGGGCTGTTCCAGGCCTTCACGGTCGGGCTCTTCACCTTCTACTTCACCGCCGACGGGCCCCGGGTGCGGCGGACGGTGTGCTCGCTGCTGCCGCCCGCCAAGCAGGCCGAGGTCCTGCGGGCCTGGGAGATCGCGCTGGCGAAGACCGGCGGCTACCTCTACTCCCGGGCGCTGCTGGCCGTCGCCTCGACCATCGCGCACTGGATCATGTTCCAGATCATCGGCCTGCCGTACGCGGTGGCACTGGCCGTCTGGGTCGGGGTCATGTCGCAGTTCGTGCCCACCATCGGTACCTATCTGGCGGGGGCGCTGCCGGTGCTGGTCGCGCTCACCGTGCAGCCGGTGGACGCGGTGTGGGTGCTGGCCTTCGTGATCGTCTACCAGCAGGTCGAGAACTACCTGCTGCACCCCCGGATCACCGCGAGGACGGTGG encodes:
- a CDS encoding DUF3046 domain-containing protein, whose amino-acid sequence is MRLTEFWRRMYEHFGEVYAESFAKDHLMSELGGRTVNQALEAGWEAKDVWRVICRTQGVSALLR
- a CDS encoding AI-2E family transporter, which produces MPRWLPKAMVLALLLVGVFQLADWAFRQLIDLFVMLLVSFFLSLAMEPAVDRMAARGVRRGLGTFLVFIGLAVAIAGFLAALGTLLVDQVAKIAGDLPHLVNNLIDWINRTFHQNLSMDQLQEKVLKDSGSIEKYAQQAADNVWGLSSTLIGGLFQAFTVGLFTFYFTADGPRVRRTVCSLLPPAKQAEVLRAWEIALAKTGGYLYSRALLAVASTIAHWIMFQIIGLPYAVALAVWVGVMSQFVPTIGTYLAGALPVLVALTVQPVDAVWVLAFVIVYQQVENYLLHPRITARTVDVHPAVAFGSVIAGAALLGAVGALIAIPAAATLQGFVGTYVRRYEVATDPRIDRGAERRRAARERRRQTARRLRRMVGGGPEGDSAGQGGGDQEK